The segment GCGCCGCCGTCAGGTTGTCGGCATAACCGTCGTCGAAGGTGATGACGAACGACATGCGCTCCGGCTTCCCCCACGGTTCATCGAAACGCAGGATCGGATAATTCGAACGCAGGAACTCCAGCTGGCGGCGGAAACGATCGGGTGAAACCGCCAACTGTTCCGGGTCGTCCCGCAAAACAGCGACCCGATGGTAGGTCAGCACCACGACCGGCTGTCCGAAGCAATTTGCGGCGGCATTCCGGCAGACCCGCACCAGCCGCGCGGCTTTTCCGCAAAGATTCATAACGCCGCTCCCCGCTCCGGCCTGACCGCCCGAAACCCGATCAGCAGCTGATAATCGCCATCGGCCGCATCGAGAACCGATTGATCCGGCAGCTGCTCGACGACCACGCCGTCCAGAAACGCCGTCGCCGCCGCGACATTGCCGAAGCATTCGGTTTCGACTTCCGCGAACTCCCGTTCGAGCAAACGCCGCAGGCTCAGGTCGGTAAACCGCCAGTAATCCCCCCAGCGTTCGTAGTCGAAGAGGCTGATCTGGCTGATGCCCGCCGCGGAACCGAGCAGAACCCCGCCCGGCTTCAGCATGCGCGCCAGCCCCGAAACCGCCGCCGGAACATCGAAGATGAAATTCAGAGTCTGCGTGCAGATGAAACAGTCGAACAGCTCCTCCGGCAGCGTCTCCGGCCGGGAGAGATCGCCGGTGAGATCGGAGGCCGCCTTCCGGTCGAAATTGAAGACCAGACTCCGCACGTCTTTCGCTCCGAACTTCCCTGTGTACAAATTTTCCGCAATTTCCCCGACGACTCCCCGGATCGAACTGCGGTTTTCCGCCAGAAAACGCTCGATGTAATACCGGTCGACCGGAGTGCCG is part of the Victivallis lenta genome and harbors:
- a CDS encoding methyltransferase domain-containing protein; protein product: MLDRLKKYLMRRQRPVSFRDPLRTVPASRGFGAANGTPVDRYYIERFLAENRSSIRGVVGEIAENLYTGKFGAKDVRSLVFNFDRKAASDLTGDLSRPETLPEELFDCFICTQTLNFIFDVPAAVSGLARMLKPGGVLLGSAAGISQISLFDYERWGDYWRFTDLSLRRLLEREFAEVETECFGNVAAATAFLDGVVVEQLPDQSVLDAADGDYQLLIGFRAVRPERGAAL